TGTAAAAGTTGTTCAATGTTAGTCATTGAAGACTTTAGTTGTTCAATGTTTTCCATCGAAGACTTTAATTCACTAACTTGTTGATGAATTGATTTGGTTTCAGCTTTCAATTTTGTAAGTTCTCGCTTAACTGTCACAATGTCTAACTCTTTTTTCAATGCTGCTACATCTAACTCAGGTTGGGAATCTAAAAATAATTGATCTTCTAATGTATCTACTTTCGATTCTAAATTAATCACTAAGCTAGCTACATTTGCAAT
This genomic interval from Gottfriedia acidiceleris contains the following:
- a CDS encoding polyhydroxyalkanoic acid synthase subunit PhaR — protein: MSEQNYSDPLKMWKQMYDVNEKYFGKMMNEYVQKEEFSEWMGSVIDFNLFCKKILNDQSKTFLEASNIASKDDIANVASLVINLESKVDTLEDQLFLDSQPELDVAALKKELDIVTVKRELTKLKAETKSIHQQVSELKSSMENIEQLKSSMTNIEQLLQQLTTKQPTNQ